The Flavobacteriales bacterium DNA segment CAATTATCAAGGAGGCGATCTGGTCGGAATTCAGAAGACCTTGGACAACGGTTATTTCGAAGCGTTGAACATGAACACGCTTTGGGTTTCGCCTATAACCCAGAATCCTGAGATCGGTTATGTGGAATTTCCAGCACCGCATCGCAAGTTTTCTGGTTATCACGGTTATTGGCCCGTGCTGAACACGGTTGTCGATCATCGCTTGGGAACCTCCGAAGAATTGCGTGGACTGATCGATGATGTGCACGGAAAGAACATGAACATCATTCTCGATTTCGTTTCGAACCATGTTCATGAGGACAATCCGACCATTAAGAAGCATCCCGAATGGCGCACGCAACTCGATCTGCCGGATGGCACCAAGAACATCCGAATTTGGGATGACCAACGCTTGACCACTTGGTTCGATACGTTCCTGCCCAGTTTGGATCATTCCATCCCCGAAGTCACCGACATGCTTTCGGATACAGCGTTGTTTTGGGTGAAGGAATATGGTTTTGATGGCTTCCGCCATGATGCCACCAAGCACATTCCGCAGGAATTCTGGCGAACGCTAACGCAGAAGATCAAACGCGAAGTTGTTCTGGAGAACGGGAAATCTGTATTTCAGATAGGTGAGACTTTTGGAAGTCGCGAGCTGATTGGTTCCTATATCGGTTCGGGTTTGATGGATGGCAAGTTCGACTTCAATCTGTACTTCGATGCACGGAATGTATTTGCGTTGGACAATGAGGATTTCAACCGTTTGGGAACTTCGCTCCAATCAAGTTTGAGCTATTACGGTTACCACAACCTGATGGGTAACATTACAGGAAATCACGACTTGCCACGATTCATCAGCTACGCTGGAGATGGGCTGAAATTCGGTGAAGACGAAAAGGAAGCGGGTTGGAACCGTAACATCAAAGTCGAGAATCCTGTCGGATACAAGAAATTGGAACAGCTCATCGCTTTCATGTGGACGATCCCAGGAATTCCAGTTATGTACTACGGTGATGAGTTTGGAATGCCAGGTGCTGGCGACCCGGATAATCGCAGGTTGATGCGCTTTGAATTATCTGAAAAAGAAAACGAAACTTTAGAAACTACAAAAAAGATCACTGCCCTGCGGAAGCATCATCTGGCACTTCAATTCGGTGATATGTACGATATCTGCGCGGACGGGAAAATGATGCATTACCGAAGAAAATACTTTGATGACGAGGTGGTTGTCATTTTCAATAAAGACAGCTTGAGCCATATCCTTCCAATTGCTGCTGAGGGTGAAAAATGGAAAGCTGAATTCGGAAACACATTGAAGTACAATCACGGCAATATGGAAGTGCAAGTCCCCGCTTACGGATTCGAAATTTTGACGAAATACTAAATGACCATGAATAAGCTTTACCCGTTTTTCCTTTTCTCGTTTTTTCTTTTCTCCTGCTCTTCACCGAATCCGCCTGTTGAGGAGTCTGAACCTGAGGTGGAAGAAAACTGGGGAGAGAACAGCACCATTTACGAAGTGAACCTTCGCCAAATGACACAGGAAGGAACGTTCAAGGCGTTTCAGCAACAGCACTTGGACCGATTGGCTGATCTCGGTGTAGAGATTCTTTGGTTCATGCCGATCTACCCTATTGGAGAGAAGAACCGAAAAGGCACTCTGGGCAGTTATTATTCGGTAAAAGATTACACTGCGGTGAATCCAGAACACGGTTCGCTTGAGGATTTCAGAGCATTGGTCGATTCAGCGCACGCGAAAGGGATGAAAGTGATTCTGGACTGGGTTGCCAATCACACCGCTTGGGACAATACGTGGGTTACCGAACACCCCGATTGGTACAGCACCGACAGCTTGGGAAATATGATTCCGCCTGTGGCAGATTGGGCCGATGTGGTAGACCTGAATTACGACAATCCAGAAATGAGAAAAGAAATGATATCGAGCATGAAGTTCTGGTTGAAGGAAGTGGGCGTGGACGGTTTCCGTTGTGATGTGGCAGAGTGGGTCCCGGTCGATTTTTGGGTGGAGGCACGTGCCGAACTGGATTCGGTCAAACCGATCTTCTTCTTGGCCGAAGGCGAGAATCACGAGCTGTTCCAAGCGTTTGACATGACCTATTCGTGGAGTTTCCACCACCTGATGAATCAAGTGGCCAAGGGCGAAATGGGTGCTACAGACGTGGCTGAATATTGGGCTTCCCATGATTCGACCTACGCACCCAATGAATACCAGATGCAGTTCATTACCAATCACGATGAGAACTCTTGGAATGGAACCGCCATGGAGCGTATGGGCGACAACCGAAAGGCGTTTGCGGTGCTGAGTTTTACGGTTCCCGGAATGCCGCTGATCTATAGCGGACAGGAATCTGACATGGACAAGCGACTTGAGTTTTTCGAGAAGGATCCGATCGAATGGAAGGGTTACCCGTTAGAGGATTTTTACAAGAAGTTGGTCGCTTATAAATGGGCTACTCCGACTCTCAGAAACGGGGAAGATGCCGGGCCTATACGGTTTATTGAAACGGGCAATGAACGGGTTCTGGCATATACGCGAGGAACCGAGGAAGATCACACGGTCGTTCTGCTTAATTTTTCGGATGAGCAGTTGAACGTTGAGTTGAATGACAGCATTCTGGGTGGTTACTATTCATGTCTTTTCTCGGACAGCATTTACGATGTGGATGATTCAAAACTAATGGAGACGCTTCCTGCGCACGGTTATCGGATCCTCACTCATGTTGCTGTTGATTGATACCTCTATTGTTACACTTAGTGTCAGTTTGACACTTTCTATTATATTCGTGTGGTGATATGGTTGGCCTGACCTAAACTGAAGCCATGGCGAAACACTTACTTGTTGCCTTTTTTGTGCTTATTTCTGTGTCTGTTTTTGCGCAGACAGGAACTGTAAAAGGTGTTGTTACCGGAGATGACGGTCTTTCCATTATTGGTGGAACCGTGGTGGTTGAAGGTACGACCATTGGAGCTTCCACTGATTTTGACGGCAAATACGAATTGAAGAATGTTCCTGTTGGCGAACAGACCATTGTTTACTCCTTCATCGGGTTGAAAACCCAGAGGTTGAAGGTAACGGTCAAAGAAAATGAAACCGTGGTCTCAGATGTGAAACTTTCCGAAGACGCCATGCTTCTCGATCAAGTGGTGGTGGTCGGATACGGAACCACACAGAAACGGGATGTGACCGGATCCATTTCCACGGTAAAGGCAGAAGCCATCGAACAGTCCACTTTGCCAAGTGTGGATCAGGCATTGCAAGGTCAGGCGGCCGGTGTCAACATTATTTCACAGAACGGTATTTCAGGTTCCGCAGTAAAGATCAATGTGCGTGGTACCAATTCCATTGCTGCGGGCAGTCAGCCACTTATAGTTGTGGATGGGATTCCGATCACCACCGGGAATTTTGACCCGGGAAATCTTGGTTCGAGTTCGAATGCGCTTTCAGACATCAACCCGAATGATATTGAGAGCATTGAGGTTTTGAAAGATGCGGCTGCTACCGCCATTTATGGTTCGCGTGGAGCAAACGGTGTGGTGATGATCACGACCAAACGCGGAAAGGCGGGGAAATCCCGTATCAACGTAGGATATAGTTATGGTATCGTCAACGAGACCAACCGTGTCAAATTTCTGAATGCTTCAGAACATTTGGCGCTGCGCGATCAGGCACGGGCCGATGCAGGACTTTCACCTGAGTCTCCCACCGCTTCGGTCGGTGGTGGGCTTACGCGGGCAGAGGCCGATTCCGTTGCAAAATCAGGTGGTGTTGATTGGGTGGATAAGATGCTGCGTACCGGTGGCGTGCACCAACTCGAACTTTCATCAAGCGGTGGAACGGAAAAGGTGCGGTACTACGTGGGCGGTGCCTATCGTAACGAAAGAGGTTTTCTGAGAGGTAACAATTACGATCGTGCAAATGGTCGTGTAAACCTGGATGCAGATGCGACCAAGATTCTTCGGGTAGGAGGGAGCGTGGCCATCACTTACACCAGTATAGACCGTGTTCGGACGGGCGATGCTGGTGGTTTGGGAACGGCCCAACAGATTCTGCCATACATACCGGTTTATGATGCGAACGGAGAGTACAACAACTACATCTCGAACCCGGTGCGGGATCTTGATCTGTTCAAATTCAACACGGAGAACATCCGCAGCATCAATTCGGTGTATGCCGATCTGAAGTTGCAGAAGAACCTGACCTTCCATTCGGATTTCGGTATCGATTTCCTGAATCAGTTGGAGAATGAATTCAATTTCAGGAATGTGAATCTGGTGGGAAGCACTTCATCTGCGTGGAATCGAACAACGCGAGTGGTGAACTGGAACATGAACAACTTCCTGACCTACGAGAAAGAGTGGAAAGGCAAGCACTACTTCAAGATGATGGTCGGTCAGTCGGCACAGCATGTAAAAACCCAAGGATTCGGGCTTTATGGTTGGGGGTTCCCGAACGATTACCTCACAAGTCCGGCAGCTGCACCACCCGATCATCAGAGCGGTTACAGCTATCAAACGGCAAACGGTCTGCTGTCGTTCTTCTCCCGAATAAACTACAAATTGAACAACCGTTATCTGCTCGGAGTTAGCGTTCGCGGTGATGCCAGTTCAAGGTTCGGACCACACAATAAATGGGGTTTCTTTCCTGCATTCTCGGCAGGCTGGGTCATTTCGGACGAGAGCTTCCTCAAAGGTTCCAAGGTGCTGCCATACTTGAAATTGAGTGCCAGTTACGGTTACACAGGAAACAATGCAATTCCTGATTTCGCTTATTGGTCGCTCTATTCTTCAGGATTCAACTATGCCGACAGTGCAGGCGTGGCACCAAGCCAATTGGACAATCCGAATCTGAAATGGGAACGCTCACAGCAATTGGACGTCAACATCGATTTTGCACTCGTGCAGAGCAAGATCTTCGGAACCATCACGTACTACCGAAAAACAAGTTCAGACCTGTTGCTTTACATGTCGCTGCCCACTTCATCCGGGTTCAACGGAGTCTGGCAGAACATCGGTAAGCTACAGAACTGGGGGATGGAATTCAGTCTCACCAGCCGCAATATCAACCGCAAATTCAAGTGGGAAACAAACGTGAATGTGGCCTTCAACCGCAATAAGGTCATCAGCGCGGCAGGACTTCCTCCAGATGCTTTTGAAAGTGGTCAGCCGGGTGAAGGCCGCGTCATAGAAGGTTATCCGGTCGGGCAGGCATACTTGGTTGAGTTTGCGGGAGTGCAGAAACAGGACGGACAGATCGGTGCATGGAACTTGGATGGCACAGCCATGCTGGACGGAAACGGTAACCAAGTGATGTATGACGTTGCCGGAGGTACCGAACTCTTTTACGACAAGAACGGTCACATTATGACATACGCGCATCCTACAGGAGGTCTGTTCTATGAGAACAACCGCAAACCGATGGGAAGCCCGTTGCCCTTGTTCTATGGTGGTTTCACCAACACGTTCTCGTATGCAGGCATCGACCTAAGTGTGATGTTCAGCTTCTCGTACGGAAACACCATTTATGATGATGCGGCCAAAACGCAGATCGGTAATTGGCAGAGCATTGCGCAGCGCAGAGAGATTCTGAATGCGTGGTCTCCGACAAACACGAATACGGATGTGCCGGGGCTGAACAATTACACACCTGTCAACTCCTCACGTTTTCTCTATGATGGTTCGTATCTGCGGCTGCGGAGCCTGATACTCGGGTACAATTTCCCGAAGAAGATCTGTGAGAAGGCACATCTGCAAAAACTTCGACTTTACTTTAAGGGAGGAAATCTCTGGTTGCTCACCGCATTTCCCGGATGGGACCCTGAGGTGTTGCGTAATGTAGACCCGAACTCGCAGGCGGGTAACGTTTCGTTCGCGGGGCCCTATTTGGGAACGCCACAGGCACGCACCATTTCCTTCGGAATTCAAATCGGAATCTGACCATGAAAAGACTTTCGATACTACTGCTTGCGGTTCTCATGCTCAGCTCATGCGATAAGCTGTTGAACATTGAACCCGTGAATGACATTCCGGCCGATGAGGCCATCAAATCGATGCAGGATCTGGAAAACCTGTCCAATTCCATGTACAGCGGTCTGCAAGGAAATTCGCTTTATGGTGGCAATTTCCAGTTGTATGCCGACCTCTTGGCCGAGGATACACAGGTGGACGAATCGCGCCTTACTCCCTTCGGAACGCAGGAGATCTACCAGCGCGCCACCACCATCCAGATAGGGACGCTACGCGATACGTGGCGGGAAGCATATAGAGCGATCAACCGCGCCAACAACATCATCCGTGTGGTAGATGATAACCTTCTTTCGGGTACCGAATTCGACAACAAGAAAGGACAGCTTAAAGCGGAGGCGCTGTTTGTCCGCGCCCTGTGTCATTTTGAGCTCTGTCGTTTCTGGGCGCAGCCGTATGATGTTGATAATCAGGGAGGGAACAGTAAGCCGGGAGTTCCATATAGAACCGAGCCGACCCTGTCTTATACGCAGGACCTTGCCCTTGCACGATCATCGGTGGAACAGGTTTACACCAATGTGCTGAACGATCTTGCAGATGCAGAAACGCTTTTTGAAACTGCCGGATTACGACACTCATCGCATCGAGCTTCGCTGATGGCAGCAACCGCGCTTAAAGCGCGTGTGCTCTTCTCCAAGGGCGATTATGCGGCTGCTTCGGATGCTGCATCGGTGGTCATCAACAGTAATCTTTACAGTCTTTACCCGACCAACACAGACGATGAAGCGTTGCTCATTCCCTTTCAGTCAGAAGGATATTCCATCTCCAACGAGACCATTTTTCAGTTGTCATACACAACGTTCGATAACGGACTGAATGAGTCTTACTCACAGCTGAGCAACCTTCCGGTATTCCAGTACGCTGCTACCGACCTCATCACCAGTTATGCTCCGGGTGATGGACGCAAGAGCAAGTGGTTTCTTCAGAATCCTGTCAATCTAAAAGGACGAATTACCAAATACGACCGCCCGTTGGATGTTTTTTATAACGTTCCGGTCATCCGCTTGGCGGAAATGCACCTTATCCGTGCCGAGGCCAACATGAGTCCGGGTGGCAACGGAAACACCGCGGACGCTTTGGAAAGCTATAACGCCATCCGCGAGCGTGCATTCGGCAGCAACTTCATCCCTGAAACAGGTACCAATCAGCTATTGGAGAAGATACAGTTGGAGAGACGCTGGGAGCTCTGTTTCGAGAACGACCGATACCATAATCTGAAACGGATGAAACAACCGTTGCGCGATGGTGTGGCGTATAATGATCCAAGTCCTATATTTAAAATACCGCAGGAAGAAATTGCGGGAAACCCTTCCATAGAACAGAATCCTTAACCAATTACCATGAAAAAAATCTACACGATCTGTCTTTGCTTCTTGGCTGGAAGCACCTTGGCCCAAATGCCAACCAATTTCGGCAGTAATGCTGCTGACGGAATTTCTTACCAGACTTACAACCTTACCGATAACGGGGTGGTGAGTTCGGTGCGTTTTCAGGCGCAGAATGCCGTGGCTGCCGGTGTCGGCAACTGGGAATTCTACACGGGCGACTACATGAACAACTGGCGACCATATACGAGCGATGATACCCTGAGCGGTTTCAATGCCGTTATCGACCCAACGGTAGAGACGGCATCGGCCCGCTACAACTCCAACTATGGCGGCCAGACCGGAAAACTTCCTGCCGTACAGGCTGGCTATTATTACACTTGCATTATTCAGAACGGAAGTTCAGACAACTTTATGTCCATTATTGAGACGGACTTCGACCCGGTTGTTATTGATACGGTGTACAATACGCCAACAAATCCAACGGAGAATGACAATATCGTTGTGTCCGTAGAATTGCTGAATGCTCAGACATTGAGTGCAGGAGAGCATGTGTTTATTCGAGCCAGTACAGATGGATATGCAACGTCACAGTTTATGGAAGTGACAAACTTCTCAAGTGGAGTGGGGACGATTTTCATTCCATCAGGGATGATTCCCGCTGGAACCACGGTAAACTACTACGCATTGGTTACGGCAGAGGCAGTACCTGTGCATGAGACGGTCGATTATTTCACCCTCAATTTTGGCAACAACGGAGGTAATAATTACGGATTCACGGTTTCCGCGGTAACCGGCATCAATGAGGCTCAGACCGATTACAGAGTATTGCGTTCCAATGGCAACATAACTGTTCAGAACCTGAAAGATGTGCAGACGGTGAACCTTATTTCCATGGATGGAAGATTGGTTGCTACGCAAAGCACCAATGGCAGGACCACCATGGATATGAGTACTTCTGAATTGGCTCCCGGCATTTACGTGCTCGATCTTCGCGGTGCCGATTTCAGAAAAAGCATGAAGTTGTCCATCAATTGAGTTCATTACTTGATAGTTCAGGCCGCTGCAGCTTTTTGCTGTGGCGGCTTTTTTTATGGATTCATCATTCCTCCAACACTTTCAGAAAGTTGTTAATTCTTAGGACAATCGGCAGAACTACCGATCATCTTCGTAACTTTTCGCTTCAAAATCGGAATTCCATGAAAACCTCTACACGCGCTATTGCTACCGTTGCATTCCTGTTCCTTGCGCTTGGTACGGCCGTTGCGCAGAATTACAGCGACAACCAGAAGCAACTTCAGAAGTACGTTTCGGACGAATTGTATCAACCCGAATGCAAATATGATGTAAGCGGGAAATGGGTGGGAACGGAGATCCAGTACGATGAGACGGGAACCTTTATCAAAGTGAAGTTCGATATCGTGTTCGAGTTTGAGCAGGATGGCAACAAGATCACAGGAACATCTTACATCAAGGACAAGTTGCATGAGGACATCGGTTACATGAACATCCGCGGATATGTGATCGGGGACAAGCTGCATTTTGAGGAATACGAGCTTACGGGGCAGCAATGGGAAACGCCCAATCGCGTGTGGTGTTTCAGAACAGGTGAATTGGATCTGACCGAGGCGAGCAGAAAAATGCAACTGGCAGGTGATTACGATGCGTATGCGGCCTACGATTACCATCCGTGCCGCGATTATTGCCACACCGTGGTGCAGAAAGACAAGGGCGATGGTGCCTACCCCGAGATCACCGGTCACGACTTGAGCAGCTTTGATGAGGACAACCTGATCAGCGTGGCACCAAGTCCGTTCCGTGAACAGACACGCCTTTCATACACGCTTTCAGAGTCGGCCAAGGTGCAATTGGATGTGTTCGACCTATCGGGAAGAAAAGTTGCCGACCTGGTCAATGGAACTCAGGCAGCAGGGAAATACACTTCGGTGTTTCAGGCTGATGGCAATGCACCCGGAAGCTATATCGTGCGCCTGTTTGTGGACGATAAACTCTACACCAAGCAGGTGGTGCTGATGCAATAATTCAAGATTTCTTGATCCATTGAGAAAGACCGTCTATCCAAAGAGACGGACGGTCGATCTATTGGTGTTGACGGCCAATCAATAGAGATTGACGTCCAAGCAAGCATGCAAAACCTTCGATCAATAGAGATTCACGGTTGAACAAGCACGCAAAACCGGATTCGTTCAGTGAACTGTACGATTGGGAAAGATTCGCCCCTTTTTCTCACCGCTGCCAGTGTTCGGTCGTCACCGAGCCATCAATATCCGTGAAGATGTAGGTGTAGAGATCCGAAGCATCCCAACTGTATTCCACCGAGCCGGGCTGCCCTCCGATGGTGTATTGCAGCAGGTAACCATTATTGCTGCCGTTGGGCTGGCAACTGGTAATGAGCAGATTGTCTCCATTGATGGGGTGCAAGGTGGTGCGTAACGGGGTGGTGGCCGCCTGAGGTTCCACCTGCGTTTCGGGGGCTGTGCCCGATACCGTTACCTTTCCGCGCATGGAAGCCACCATGTACGGGTAGGTGCTGGTTCCGTGGTAATGGTAGTTGCCGTTCCACGCATGACCATGGTGCGTGTCCAGGTCTTCCATGGCAGAACCATCGGGTTCCAATTCGCCATACACGGCAAAACCGTCAAAGGCATAAGCAATGGGGTTGGCAGCACCTACGGTGGATGACAGATGCAACGGAGCCGTATGATAGTGGTAATCGTCCGCGCGGCCAGAATGTCCACCGAATTCATCCAGTTCGCCAATTTCCTGCGAGACAAGACCCGATGCATTGATCGGATTGAAGATCGGAATACCATTAACAGCTATACCGATGGCGCCTCTTCGAAAATCGGAGGTGATGCTCATTTCGTCATCAGTCAATACAGGCTGTAGCGGAATGGACCACGCATTATTTCCGGTATAGGGTTGCGGAATTGGCACCTGCGCGATCCAAGCGGTGATGCCCGTCATCATGGTATGGTCGGGAATGCCATCGGACGCCACGCGGAAATAGGTGTTGTCTGATGAGGTCGACACATTGGAAAAGTGACTGAAGTAGCCTTGCAAGGCGCTTACTTCATTGGCAGGGACATCGGTGAGTGTATCGGTGGTGTTCGTGTCCTTATTGCACGCGGCAAGCGTGATGAACAGGAGGGAGGCCACGGCCAATGAAACGGAGACCTTCTTCTGTTCCCGCCTGAACAACAGGAGCAAAACAGCCCCGGTTAAGAAAAGGATGCCGAACACCCAAAGTGCTTTGGTGACCAGCGGGTTTTGTATGAACGGATGGGAAGCCATCTCGGCCTCCATGGGCGTCTGTTGGGAGTTGATCTTCTGAATGGCCTCATAACGCCTGTTGATGATGGTCTGGTTCTCTTCCGAAAAATCAGACAGGGCATAGGAGGCCACTTCTCCGTTTTCGGTTTCCAGATACACTCTTCCTTCCTTCAGCATTAAAAAGGAACCTTTTTCGGTGGTGTTCTGGGTTTCGATGGTCCATGCCTGCAGATTTTGGTGGTGATGACCACCTTCATGGGCCATGGTCAGTTGTGTGGCGGCAAACAGGAATAGGGCGGTGAGGAGATGCTTCATGGTATTTTGTTTAGATGCTTACTTGCCTGTATGTGATAGCAACATGAAATAGTCACAGAGACACAGAAGGCACGGAGGCTTCCGCAGAAAAAATCTCTGTGGAATCTGTGAAAATCTGTGTTTCTGTGGCCAAAAAATGTCTGTTAAGTTGATAGATGAACGCTTGAATCAATTTACGGTATAGCGGACGATCACTTCATTGTCCAGTATCACGTTCGTGGACCAGATGAACTCCGCGTCATTTGCGTTGTCGTCAAACACATCTTCGAAGTTGGTGTAGGCAGGCTTGTTGTCCACCCCGATCTCATTATTGGTGTAGGTGGTGGCGGAAGGCCAACTCGAATCATCAAAGCTTTCGCTGCTCCAATTGGATGGCTTGGCCCAATGCAAACCGTAATAGCTGCTTCCGTCATTCGAATTGTCGGTATTGCAATTGGAGGTATATCGCGTGGTACCGCTTTCGGTGGGGCAGGTCAGGTCTTTGATTGGCGCGGAATAGAAGGTCTGGGCCTTCCATTCATTTCCGGTAGTGGCCACAATGGTGCCGTTCGCATCCTTGAACACAGCCACCATGCCGCCATCGCCCGGATGGTATTCCGAACCTTGGTTGTTCTCGCAGCCAATGCCCAGATGTTCTTCCCAGTCCACGAGCAACATGGCAATGGTGTATGGCGCGCTCACTCGGAACTTGACGATATGGGAATTGAACTCCGTGAACGGGATGGCGTCCTTCCCAATGGGAGTTCCGTTCACGTAGAGTTCAAAATAGTTATCGGCAAAGATGTAGCCGGTGATCACCTCGCCACCGGCATCCACCTCAATGATATTGTTGTTGTCAAATGCACTCAAAGCCGCACTGGCCGAAGAATATTGAGTTCCGTAGGGATTGTAAAGGTCTGGTGCGAAAGGAAACGAATTGTCGGAATAGTTCACCTCCGCAGGCACCGTCCAACTGGTGTTGTCGGATGCTGTGACGGTGCCCAATGCCGCAACCCGAGACCCGGTAGGATAGAGGTTGGTGGTGGTCGTACTGGCCATGCCTTGCGTTACCGAGGCCGTTCCTGTATAGTCGCTGGTATCTGTGGTATCGTCTTTCTTGCAGGAGGTTACGGCAATAGCGATTCCTAATAGCGCTGCAATGATTTGTGTGCTTGTTCTCATATCAGTAAAGTTCTTTAAGTAGGTTCACTCAAAGGAAGGTGGAATTTCCCACCCGCGCTTTACGGAATTCCGAGTAGGTGGTGTAATATTCCTGTATTGATTGTGGTCGAAGTAGTCTTATTTGCTTTCCACACGGGTACGAGCATCACCACGGGCAGCCTTCTACGCTTGTGGTTTTATCCTTGCCTATTCT contains these protein-coding regions:
- a CDS encoding YHYH protein translates to MKHLLTALFLFAATQLTMAHEGGHHHQNLQAWTIETQNTTEKGSFLMLKEGRVYLETENGEVASYALSDFSEENQTIINRRYEAIQKINSQQTPMEAEMASHPFIQNPLVTKALWVFGILFLTGAVLLLLFRREQKKVSVSLAVASLLFITLAACNKDTNTTDTLTDVPANEVSALQGYFSHFSNVSTSSDNTYFRVASDGIPDHTMMTGITAWIAQVPIPQPYTGNNAWSIPLQPVLTDDEMSITSDFRRGAIGIAVNGIPIFNPINASGLVSQEIGELDEFGGHSGRADDYHYHTAPLHLSSTVGAANPIAYAFDGFAVYGELEPDGSAMEDLDTHHGHAWNGNYHYHGTSTYPYMVASMRGKVTVSGTAPETQVEPQAATTPLRTTLHPINGDNLLITSCQPNGSNNGYLLQYTIGGQPGSVEYSWDASDLYTYIFTDIDGSVTTEHWQR
- a CDS encoding T9SS type A sorting domain-containing protein, which encodes MKTSTRAIATVAFLFLALGTAVAQNYSDNQKQLQKYVSDELYQPECKYDVSGKWVGTEIQYDETGTFIKVKFDIVFEFEQDGNKITGTSYIKDKLHEDIGYMNIRGYVIGDKLHFEEYELTGQQWETPNRVWCFRTGELDLTEASRKMQLAGDYDAYAAYDYHPCRDYCHTVVQKDKGDGAYPEITGHDLSSFDEDNLISVAPSPFREQTRLSYTLSESAKVQLDVFDLSGRKVADLVNGTQAAGKYTSVFQADGNAPGSYIVRLFVDDKLYTKQVVLMQ